A genomic stretch from Scheffersomyces stipitis CBS 6054 chromosome 6, complete sequence includes:
- a CDS encoding predicted protein encodes MSEERDTSGSPGETLLISEQSVLGDPWVPIYKRAVDFDAHHFETAMANLIRQPNINSTVILRADILKENVYDPEKGDTMFVSKMIDKVPDFPSTSNSDDNSHKTDLILHRYLDDATFRSIPTENCSVNLVSKCEIVRRIIPRNPFKDHIINQTCLVLTSQEGDKGLKSDDSVLVVYIPHIKSSEETPFYLPPVYAVGILYHQGSLSIQYLGFNYEKSNDETTLLRNMDPAERPIRIALRLLQTSAKHSLGAKTGYEKRVNHDMVVPKTAFQNRYISLKKKYSSKLVNQWCESTDPKKHVFEDLAIAAFLIEFWSLKYKDSHSFEFRDLGCGNGLLVYILINEGYRGIGIDARARKSWAIYPKEVQDCLKEQVIIPSILLRPHPAVSRIAPHVTDNGRYYQVAVQGETASQSSEVMAPGGIAYYSSSSLLSSPQVCTTDDFPKDTFIIGNHSDELTCWIPLLGYSFMVIPCCSHALSGAKARYSPRKAARASKSSSTSTVNSSTYGALVDHVEDLAVQMGWDVEKEMLRIPSTRNAAIIGSSKKEISDEAWQTRVLDILALSGGAEGFVENSMALTKRAPRNH; translated from the coding sequence ATGCTGGAAGAAAGGGATACAAGTGGCTCTCCAGGTGAGACTTTGCTCATATCTGAGCAACTGGTTTTGGGCGACCCCTGGGTCCCTATCTATAAGAGAGCAGTGGATTTCGATGCTCATCACTTTGAAACTGCCATGGCTAACTTGATCAGACAACCCAATATCAATTCGACGGTTATTTTGAGAGCCgatatcttgaaggaaaatgTCTACGACCCCGAGAAAGGTGATACAATGTTTGTCAGTAAGATGATAGACAAGGTTCCTGATTTTCCGTCCACTTCCAACTCTGATGACAATTCTCACAAAACAGACTTGATTTTGCACAGATATTTAGACGATGCTACATTCAGACTGATTCCTACGGAAAACTGTCTGGTTAACTTGGTTTCAAAATGTGAAATAGTTCGTAGAATTATCCCCAGAAACCCCTTTAAAGATCATATCATTAACCAGACCTGTCTAGTCTTGACATCTCAGGAAGGAGACAAAGGGTTGAAGTCAGACGACTCTGTGCTCGTAGTATACATCCCACATATCAAATCTAGCGAGGAAACACCCTTCTATCTTCCTCCAGTATATGCTGTAGGGATATTGTACCACCAGGGAAGTCTTTCTATCCAGTACTTGGGTTTTAATTACGAAAAATCTAATGATGAAACGACATTGCTTAGAAATATGGATCCTGCGGAAAGACCCATTCGTATAGCCTTACGTTTATTGCAGACGTCGGCTAAACATTCGCTTGGAGCTAAAACAGGCTACGAGAAAAGAGTCAACCACGATATGGTAGTGCCGAAAACGGCATTCCAAAACAGATACATtagtttgaagaagaagtactCGTCTAAATTGGTAAATCAATGGTGTGAAAGCACCGATCCCAAGAAACATGTTTTTGAAGACCTCGCGATTGCAGCCTTTTTGATAGAGTTTTGGCTGTTGAAGTACAAGGATTCACATCTGTTTGAGTTCAGAGACTTGGGTTGTGGCAATGGGTTgcttgtatatatattaatCAACGAAGGTTATAGAGGCATAGGAATTGATGCTAGAGCCAGAAAGTCCTGGGCCATATATCCAAAGGAAGTTCAGGACTGTTTGAAGGAACAAGTTATCATTCCTAGCATTTTACTCAGACCACATCCAGCTGTATCTCGAATTGCACCTCATGTCACAGATAACGGCAGATACTACCAGGTAGCTGTACAAGGAGAAACTGCGAGTCAGAGTTCAGAAGTGATGGCACCAGGAGGTATCGCGTACTATTCATCATCGAGCTTGCTAAGTTCCCCACAGGTATGCACTACAGATGATTTTCCCAAGGATACTTTCATTATAGGAAACCACTCAGATGAGTTGACGTGCTGGATCCCGTTACTAGGCTATTCGTTCATGGTGATTCCATGTTGTTCGCATGCGTTATCAGGAGCCAAGGCAAGATATTCACCCAGAAAGGCTGCGAGAGCATCCAAGTCATCGTCTACTTCTACAGTGAACTCGTCGACTTATGGTGCCTTAGTTGATCATGTGGAAGACTTGGCTGTGCAGATGGGCTGGGATGTTGAAAAGGAGATGTTGCGTATTCCAAGTACGAGAAATGCTGCGATAATTGGTTCGtccaagaaagagatttcCGACGAAGCCTGGCAGACTCGAGTATTGGACATTTTGGCATTATCAGGAGGAGCCGAAGGTTTTGTTGAGAATTCTATGGCTCTTACCAAGAGAGCACCAAGAAACCATTAG